The Astyanax mexicanus isolate ESR-SI-001 chromosome 20, AstMex3_surface, whole genome shotgun sequence genome contains a region encoding:
- the LOC111195098 gene encoding trace amine-associated receptor 6-like produces the protein MDKLYSQNFTVQYCFPGNNASCRKQVRSDPAYIFLFIFLSCISVGTVILNLLVIISISHFKQLHTPTNLLILSLAAADLLVGIFGMPVKITQLRDSCWYFGDTACSVSEIITNCSIAASLYNLILIAVDRYIAVSDPLHYPTRITISKTSLFIVLSWCFSLLYIIIYFYFNDHLLQSQIITSCYGECVVILKYSWIIVDLVVSFLAPCFVIVILYSIIFNAAKRQAKAVRAVRLALKKHSSSNSSEIKAAKTLGLVIFVYLSCWIPVYICSLSIESFTTASIAWTVFGWLVCINSSLNPLMYAIFYPWFRASVKFIVSCRIFESSSSTFNLLPDHF, from the coding sequence ATGGATAAATTATACTCTCAAAACTTCACAGTTCAATACTGCTTTCCTGGAAACAATGCATCCTGCAGAAAGCAGGTCCGATCAGACcctgcatatatatttttgttcatttttctctCATGTATATCTGTGGGTACTGTGATTTTGAACTTGTTGGTGattatctccatctctcacttCAAGCAGCTCCACACTCCAACCAACCTGCTCATCCTCTCTCTGGCTGCAGCAGATCTTCTCGTGGGAATATTTGGTATGCCTGTGAAAATAACACAACTGAGAGACTCCTGTTGGTATTTTGGAGACACAGCATGTTCTGTCTCTGAAATCATCACCAACTGTTCAATAGCAGCATCTCTCTATAATCTGATTTTAATTGCAGTTGATCGATACATTGCTGTTAGTGATCCTCTGCATTATCCCACTAGAATCACAATTAGTAAAACATCTCTGTTCATAGTTCTAAGCTGGTGTTTTTCCCTGttgtatatcataatatatttttattttaatgaccaTCTACTTCAATCTCAAATAATCACCAGTTGTTATGGAGAGTGTGTAGTGATTTTAAAATATTCCTGGATAATTGTTGATCTGGTTGTGTCATTTCTAGCTCCTTGTTTTGTCATAGTAATCCTGTATTCAATCATTTTTAATGCTGCAAAACGTCAAGCTAAAGCTGTCAGAGCTGTAAGACTTGCCTTAAAGAAACACAGCTCTTCaaattcttctgaaatcaaagcaGCAAAAACACTGGGACTCGTGATTTTTGTTTATCTTTCTTGCTGGATTCCAGTTTATATATGTTCTCTGTCCATTGAAAGCTTCACAACTGCCTCAATAGCGTGGACTGTGTTTGGATGGTTAGTATGCATAAACTCATCGTTGAATCCACTGATGTATGCAATATTCTATCCATGGTTTAGAGCATCAGTTAAATTTATTGTATCTTGTCGGATATTTGAATCCTCATCTTCAACATTTAATTTGCTCCCagatcatttttaa
- the LOC111194968 gene encoding trace amine-associated receptor 13c-like, whose protein sequence is MDKSYSLNFTVQYCFPGNNASCRKQVRSDPAYIFLFIFLSCISVCTVILNLLVIISISHFKQLHTPTNLLILSLAAADLLVGLFGMPMKIIQLKDSCWYFGDTACSVSEIIISYAMTSSLYNLVLIAVDRYIAVSDPLHYPTRITVCKTSLFIVLSCSFSLLYAINFFYFNDHLLQSQIITSCYGECVLNVKYSWLITDLFVSFLAPCSVILILYSVIFNAARQQAKAVRAVRHTEKKKKESASETKAARTLGLVIFVYLSCWIPFYICSLSIEKMTTATIAWTVFGWLICINSSLNPLMYAIFYPWFRTSVNFIVSCRIFESSSSSFNLIQDRF, encoded by the coding sequence ATGGATAAATCATACTCTCTAAACTTCACAGTTCAATACTGCTTTCCTGGAAACAATGCATCCTGCAGAAAGCAGGTCCGATCAGACcctgcatatatatttttgttcatttttctctcatgtatatctgtgtgtactgTGATTTTGAACTTGTTGGTGattatctccatctctcacttCAAGCAGCTCCACACTCCAACCAACCTGCTCATCCTCTCTCTGGCTGCAGCAGATCTTCTCGTGGGATTGTTTGGTATGCCTATGAAAATAATACAACTGAAAGACTCCTGTTGGTATTTTGGAGACACTGCATGTTCTGTCTCTGAAATCATCATCAGCTATGCAATGACATCTTCTCTCTATAATCTGGTTTTAATTGCAGTTGATCGATACATTGCTGTCAGTGATCCTCTGCATTATCCCACTAGAATCACAGTTTGTAAAACATCTCTGTTCATAGTTCTAAGCTGCTCATTTTCCCTGTTGTATgcaattaactttttttactttaatgacCATCTACTTCAATCTCAAATAATCACCAGTTGTTATGGAGAGTgtgtgttaaatgttaaatattcctGGTTGATTACTGATCTTTTTGTTTCATTTCTCGCTCCTTGCTCCGTTATACTGATCCTTTATTCAGTCATTTTTAATGCTGCAAGACAGCAAGCTAAAGCTGTCAGAGCTGTACGAcatactgaaaagaaaaaaaaagaaagcgccTCTGAAACTAAAGCAGCAAGAACACTGGGACTCGTGATTTTTGTTTATCTTTCTTGCTGGATTCCATTTTATATATGTTCTCTGTCCATTGAAAAGATGACAACTGCCACAATAGCTTGGACTGTGTTTGGCTGGTTAATATGCATAAACTCCTCTTTGAATCCACTGATGTATGCAATATTCTATCCATGGTTTAGAACATCAGTAAACTTTATTGTATCTTGTCGAATATTTGAATCCTCATCTTCAAGTTTTAATCTGATACAAGATcgtttttaa
- the LOC111194967 gene encoding trace amine-associated receptor 13c-like, with amino-acid sequence MDKSYRQNFTVQYCFPGNNASCRKQVRSDPAYIFLFIFLSCISVCTVILNLSVIISISHFKQLHTPTNLLILSLAAADLLVGMFVMPVKIMQLRDSCWYFGDTACTVSEIIISYSISASLYNLILIAVDRYIAVSDPLHYPTRLTVCKTSLFIVLSWSFSLLYIIIIFYFNDHLLQSQIITSCYGECVVIFKYSWIIVDLAVSFLAPCSVILILYSIIFNAAKRQAKAVRAVRLALKKHSSSNSSEIKAAKTLGLVIFVYLACWIPFYICSLSIESMTTSSIVWTVFGWLVYINSSLNPLMYAIFYPWFRTSVNFIVSCRIFVPSSSMFNLLPDHF; translated from the coding sequence ATGGATAAATCATACAGACAAAACTTCACAGTTCAATACTGCTTTCCTGGAAACAATGCATCCTGCAGAAAGCAGGTCCGATCAGACcctgcatatatatttttgttcattttcctctcatgtatatctgtgtgtactgTGATTTTGAACTTGTCGGTGattatctccatctctcacttCAAGCAGCTCCACACTCCAACCAACCTGCTCATCCTCTCTCTGGCTGCAGCAGATCTTCTCGTGGGAATGTTTGTTATGCCTGTGAAAATAATGCAGCTGAGAGACTCCTGTTGGTATTTTGGAGACACGGCATGTACTGTTTCTGAAATCATCATCAGCTATTCTATATCAGCATCTCTCTATAATCTGATTTTAATTGCAGTTGATCGATACATTGCTGTCAGTGATCCTCTGCATTATCCCACTAGACTCACTGTTTGTAAAACATCTCTGTTCATAGTTCTAAGCTGGTCTTTTTCCCTGTTGTATAttataatcattttttattttaatgaccaTCTACTTCAATCTCAAATAATCACCAGCTGTTATGGAGAGTGTGTAGTGATTTTTAAATATTCCTGGATAATTGTTGATCTGGCTGTTTCTTTTCTCGCTCCTTGCTCTGTCATACTGATCCTGTATTCAATCATTTTTAATGCTGCAAAACGTCAAGCTAAAGCTGTCAGAGCTGTAAGACTTGCCTTAAAGAAACACAGCTCTTCaaattcttctgaaatcaaagcaGCAAAAACACTGGGACTCGTGATTTTTGTTTATCTTGCTTGCTGGATTCCATTTTATATATGTTCTCTGTCCATTGAAAGCATGACGACTTCATCGATAGTGTGGACTGTGTTTGGATGGTTAGTGTACATAAACTCCTCATTGAATCCTCTGATGTATGCAATATTCTATCCATGGTTTAGAACATCAGTTAACTTTATTGTATCTTGTAGAATATTTGTACCCTCGTCTTCAATGTTTAATTTGCTGCCagatcatttttaa